A stretch of the Spirochaetaceae bacterium genome encodes the following:
- a CDS encoding alpha/beta fold hydrolase gives MNVPPRPDALERWLLAHEASAAAAAGRAITPGTEKLVVWHGGAPCRTDLALVYIHGYTGSRQAIAPVPEQVAGRLAANLFCTRLTGSGVGADAIGTATLACWQRDVVEALQVGAVIGRRVVLIGMSTGAALAVAEVAQRPAVAALVLLAPNFWPRNRGVSLLLTPAGPLLARLLVGPYRDLSGRNEMEDRYWTTRHDSRSLIPMMQAVRNARRAALEAIRCPTLVVYTEHDEVVSVAAIKAAFARLGSKHKRLLDLRGAERHELAGAIQAPATVPALTAAVTAFLGQQLC, from the coding sequence GTGAACGTCCCGCCGCGCCCCGACGCTCTCGAACGATGGCTGCTCGCCCACGAGGCATCCGCGGCGGCCGCGGCGGGGCGGGCGATCACGCCGGGAACCGAGAAGCTGGTGGTGTGGCACGGCGGCGCCCCCTGCCGGACCGACCTCGCGCTGGTGTACATCCATGGCTACACCGGCAGCCGCCAGGCCATCGCACCCGTGCCGGAGCAGGTCGCGGGACGCTTGGCGGCCAACCTGTTCTGCACCCGGCTGACCGGCAGCGGCGTGGGCGCCGACGCGATCGGCACCGCCACCCTGGCGTGCTGGCAGCGGGACGTTGTCGAGGCGCTGCAGGTGGGAGCCGTGATCGGCCGGCGGGTGGTGCTGATCGGAATGTCCACCGGCGCCGCCCTGGCGGTGGCCGAGGTGGCGCAGCGGCCGGCGGTCGCCGCCCTGGTGCTGCTGGCGCCCAACTTCTGGCCGCGCAACCGGGGAGTGAGCCTGCTGCTGACGCCCGCCGGTCCGTTGCTCGCCCGCCTGCTGGTCGGCCCCTACCGCGACCTGTCCGGACGCAACGAGATGGAAGACCGTTACTGGACTACCCGCCACGACTCGCGTTCTCTGATACCGATGATGCAGGCGGTGCGCAACGCCCGGCGTGCCGCGCTGGAGGCAATCCGCTGCCCCACGCTGGTGGTCTACACCGAGCACGACGAGGTGGTCTCGGTGGCCGCGATCAAGGCCGCCTTCGCCCGCCTCGGCAGCAAGCACAAGCGGCTGCTCGACCTGCGCGGCGCGGAGCGCCACGAGCTTGCCGGCGCCATCCAGGCGCCCGCAACGGTACCGGCGCTGACCGCGGCGGTAACCGCCTTCCTGGGGCAACAACTGTGCTGA
- the pgi gene encoding glucose-6-phosphate isomerase, with product MSALTESPAWRDLAAHRRAINRRHMRELFAADAGRFDRFSLRFEEILFDYSKNRVTGESMELLVALARQAGVPAAIEAMFGGARINTTEHRAVLHVALRNRSNRPILVDGADVMPEVNRVLGQMRSFSERVRSGAWRGFGGDAITDVVNIGIGGSDLGPKMVAAALTPYAAAHLRVHFVSNVDGTDICETLQALDPATTLFLIASKTFTTQETMTNAASAREWLLQAAPDEGAIARHFAALSTNAEAVAAFGIDTDNMFEFWDWVGGRYSLWSAIGLPVAIAIGMDRFEELLAGAHAADEHFRSVPLERNIPVIMALLGIWYRDFFGAATHAVLPYDQYLRHFADYLQQGDMESNGKSVDKAGRAVDYGTGPVIWGQPGTNGQHAFYQLIHQGTELVPCDFLAPAQSHNPLGRHHDILIANFLAQTEALMRGRTTAEARAELTGASVSGPDLEVLAAAKTFAGNRPTNTFLFRQLTPATLGALIAFYEHKIFTQGVIWNINSFDQMGVELGKQLAAAILPALTGGAPEADRGAGHDSSTGGLIRAYRQLRGQGA from the coding sequence GTGTCCGCACTGACCGAGTCTCCCGCGTGGCGTGACCTGGCCGCGCACCGGCGCGCCATCAACCGCCGCCACATGCGCGAGCTGTTCGCCGCCGACGCCGGCCGCTTCGACCGCTTTTCGTTGCGCTTCGAGGAGATCCTGTTCGACTACTCCAAGAACCGCGTCACCGGCGAATCGATGGAGCTGCTCGTCGCCCTCGCGCGCCAGGCCGGCGTGCCCGCCGCCATCGAGGCGATGTTCGGCGGCGCCAGGATCAACACCACGGAGCACCGCGCGGTGCTGCACGTGGCGCTGCGCAACCGTTCCAACCGGCCCATCCTGGTGGACGGCGCCGACGTGATGCCGGAAGTGAACCGGGTGCTCGGCCAGATGCGCTCGTTCAGCGAGCGGGTCCGTTCCGGCGCCTGGCGCGGCTTCGGCGGGGATGCGATCACCGACGTGGTCAACATCGGCATCGGCGGGTCGGATCTCGGTCCCAAGATGGTTGCCGCCGCCCTCACGCCCTACGCCGCCGCCCACCTGCGCGTTCACTTCGTCTCCAACGTCGACGGCACCGACATCTGCGAGACGCTGCAGGCGCTCGACCCCGCCACCACGCTGTTTCTGATCGCCTCCAAGACCTTCACCACTCAGGAAACGATGACCAACGCCGCATCGGCCCGCGAGTGGCTGCTGCAGGCCGCACCGGACGAGGGCGCGATCGCCCGCCACTTCGCCGCCCTGTCCACCAATGCGGAGGCGGTGGCCGCGTTCGGCATCGACACCGACAACATGTTCGAGTTCTGGGACTGGGTCGGCGGGCGCTATTCGCTGTGGTCGGCAATCGGCCTGCCGGTCGCCATCGCCATCGGCATGGACCGGTTCGAGGAGCTGCTCGCGGGCGCCCACGCGGCGGACGAGCACTTCCGCAGCGTACCGCTCGAACGCAACATTCCGGTGATCATGGCGCTGCTCGGCATCTGGTACCGCGACTTCTTCGGCGCCGCCACGCACGCCGTCCTGCCCTACGACCAGTATCTGCGCCACTTCGCCGACTACCTGCAGCAGGGCGACATGGAGAGCAACGGCAAGAGCGTCGACAAGGCCGGGCGTGCGGTCGACTACGGCACCGGACCGGTGATCTGGGGCCAGCCGGGCACCAATGGCCAGCACGCCTTCTACCAGCTCATCCACCAGGGCACGGAGCTGGTGCCGTGCGACTTCCTGGCGCCGGCGCAGAGCCACAACCCGCTCGGCCGCCACCACGACATCCTCATCGCCAACTTCCTGGCCCAGACCGAGGCGCTGATGCGCGGCCGAACCACCGCCGAGGCGCGCGCCGAGCTGACCGGCGCCTCCGTTTCGGGGCCGGACCTGGAGGTGCTCGCCGCCGCCAAGACGTTCGCCGGCAACAGGCCGACCAACACGTTCCTGTTCCGGCAGCTCACCCCGGCCACCCTGGGCGCGCTCATCGCCTTCTACGAACACAAGATCTTCACCCAGGGCGTGATCTGGAACATCAACTCGTTCGACCAGATGGGCGTGGAACTCGGCAAGCAACTGGCGGCGGCCATCCTCCCGGCGCTGACCGGCGGAGCCCCGGAAGCCGACCGCGGCGCCGGCCATGATTCGTCGACCGGCGGCCTGATCCGCGCCTACCGGCAGCTTCGCGGTCAAGGCGCATAG
- a CDS encoding NAD(P)H-quinone oxidoreductase — MHAIVVGGGAGAPLEWREVADPEAKPHEVLVRIHATAVNRADLAQRRGGYDPPPGAPPYLGLEMAGEVAAVGAQAQGFAVGDRVYSILGGGGYAEAVAADPSYLMPLPDALSFTEGGGLPEVFLTAYVNMFMEAGLAAGETVLIHGGASGVGTAAIQLARHAGATVCVTARSEPKLAACRDLGAHVAVNHTAGRWEEEIAAAAGGVDVILDCVGANYLARNLGLLRERGRLVFIATLGGNVAEFRIGDLMRKRQRLIGSVLRARSAAEKAAISAGFQRDFGAAVAAREILPVIHAVMPVQQAQQAHDLVERYANIGKVVLAVR, encoded by the coding sequence GTGCATGCGATTGTAGTGGGTGGCGGCGCCGGCGCGCCGCTGGAATGGCGCGAGGTGGCGGACCCGGAAGCGAAGCCGCACGAGGTGTTGGTACGGATTCACGCCACGGCGGTAAACCGGGCGGACCTGGCGCAGCGGCGCGGCGGTTATGATCCGCCGCCCGGCGCGCCGCCCTACCTGGGTCTGGAGATGGCCGGCGAGGTGGCGGCAGTCGGCGCGCAGGCGCAGGGGTTCGCGGTCGGCGACCGGGTGTACTCCATACTCGGCGGCGGCGGCTACGCGGAGGCGGTGGCGGCTGATCCGAGCTACCTGATGCCGCTCCCGGACGCGCTGAGCTTCACCGAGGGCGGCGGGCTGCCGGAGGTGTTCCTCACCGCCTACGTCAACATGTTCATGGAGGCGGGGCTGGCCGCGGGCGAGACCGTGCTGATTCACGGCGGCGCGAGCGGCGTCGGCACGGCGGCCATCCAGCTCGCCCGCCACGCCGGCGCCACGGTGTGCGTGACCGCGCGTTCGGAGCCAAAGCTGGCAGCGTGCCGCGATCTCGGCGCCCACGTGGCGGTCAACCACACCGCCGGCCGGTGGGAGGAGGAAATCGCCGCGGCGGCGGGCGGCGTCGACGTGATCCTGGACTGCGTCGGGGCCAACTACCTGGCCCGCAACCTCGGGCTGCTGCGCGAGCGCGGGCGGCTGGTGTTCATCGCCACCCTCGGCGGCAACGTGGCCGAGTTTCGCATCGGCGACCTGATGCGCAAGCGGCAGCGCCTGATCGGCTCGGTGCTGCGCGCGCGCTCCGCCGCCGAGAAGGCCGCCATCAGCGCCGGCTTTCAGCGCGACTTCGGCGCCGCGGTGGCGGCGCGCGAGATCCTGCCGGTCATTCATGCGGTGATGCCGGTGCAGCAGGCGCAGCAGGCGCACGACCTGGTGGAACGCTACGCCAACATCGGCAAGGTGGTGCTCGCGGTCCGCTGA
- a CDS encoding calcineurin-like phosphoesterase family protein, which produces MIDIRHALARTPMLLLVPLLLAALADPAAAKDPSYIGTLHTVGTAADGATARGTVFLDADRDSMLDRGERGVAGVLVSNGREVVATGADGRYEIPAYDDMNLFITKPAGHAVPVSEEMVPRFAYIHKVAGSPPLRYGGIEPTGPLPRQINFPLIEDPVGDRFQCLAFGDPQPYTNREVSYVRDTVGKMLVTRDTSKVECLLFEGDIMGDDLSLFGRFKKIVAAGGVPQYYVGGNHDLDWDAEHDAHSFDTFRREWGPEYYSFDIGQVHFIVLDNVRYPCNGIDDHEFCNPARRPTYNGVIHDRQLTWLRNDLAHVPEDRLLVINAHIPFVTYTDATAQKHQTDNLDELYAIVGDRPALGLSGHTHTTEQIVPGEHFAGWQEHTGTGPAKFHQIVTGAVSGSWWAGDLDEAGIPHATQRLGAPRGYYQLDFDGAGYTDTYLTFGGSPDRQMHASFNTPRFRSWAEELFAYVDQHGAPSDVLPPVTINDLGDMNMLTLRDLRDGTWVAVNVWNGSKESTVAISVDGGPPIAAARTQPGEGEGSLSGTEYADPWAVAVQSTNGRMAVRSARGGDDTAGFTTWQGVRWSGVAGPFRGWMLARRSNHLWRADLPASLGTGVHTLEVVTTDRYGRTFRDTSTFEVVDRIPEMGWNR; this is translated from the coding sequence ATGATCGACATTCGCCACGCACTCGCCCGCACGCCGATGCTGCTGCTCGTGCCGCTGCTGCTGGCGGCGCTGGCAGATCCCGCCGCCGCCAAGGATCCGAGCTATATCGGTACGCTGCACACGGTCGGCACCGCCGCCGATGGCGCCACCGCGCGCGGCACCGTGTTCCTGGACGCCGACCGCGACTCGATGCTGGATCGCGGCGAGCGAGGGGTCGCCGGGGTGCTGGTCTCCAACGGGCGCGAGGTGGTGGCCACCGGCGCCGACGGCCGCTACGAGATTCCCGCCTACGACGACATGAACCTGTTCATCACCAAGCCGGCCGGGCACGCCGTTCCGGTCAGCGAGGAGATGGTTCCACGCTTCGCCTACATCCACAAGGTGGCCGGCTCGCCGCCGCTGCGCTACGGCGGCATCGAGCCCACCGGTCCGCTGCCGCGGCAGATCAACTTCCCGCTGATCGAGGATCCGGTGGGCGACCGGTTTCAGTGCCTGGCGTTCGGCGATCCGCAGCCCTACACCAACCGGGAGGTCTCCTACGTGCGCGACACCGTCGGCAAGATGCTGGTGACGCGCGACACCTCCAAGGTGGAGTGCCTGCTGTTCGAGGGCGACATCATGGGCGACGACCTGTCGCTGTTCGGACGGTTCAAGAAGATCGTGGCCGCCGGCGGCGTGCCGCAGTACTACGTCGGCGGCAACCACGACCTGGACTGGGACGCGGAGCATGATGCGCACTCGTTCGACACGTTCCGCCGCGAGTGGGGGCCGGAGTATTACTCGTTTGACATCGGCCAGGTGCACTTCATCGTGCTCGACAACGTGCGCTACCCGTGCAACGGCATCGACGACCACGAGTTCTGCAATCCGGCACGCCGCCCCACCTACAACGGCGTAATCCACGACCGCCAGCTCACCTGGCTGCGCAACGACCTGGCACACGTCCCGGAGGACCGGCTGCTGGTGATCAACGCGCACATCCCGTTCGTGACCTACACCGACGCCACCGCGCAGAAACACCAGACCGACAACCTGGATGAGCTGTACGCGATCGTCGGCGACCGGCCGGCGCTCGGGTTGTCGGGCCACACCCACACTACCGAGCAGATCGTGCCGGGCGAGCACTTCGCCGGCTGGCAGGAGCACACCGGCACCGGTCCGGCGAAATTCCACCAGATCGTGACCGGCGCCGTGTCCGGCTCGTGGTGGGCCGGCGACCTGGACGAAGCCGGCATTCCGCACGCGACCCAACGGCTCGGAGCGCCGCGCGGCTACTACCAGCTCGACTTCGACGGCGCCGGCTACACCGACACCTACCTGACCTTCGGCGGCAGCCCCGACCGGCAGATGCACGCCTCGTTCAACACGCCGCGGTTCCGGAGCTGGGCCGAGGAGCTGTTCGCCTACGTCGACCAGCACGGCGCCCCCTCCGACGTGCTCCCGCCGGTCACCATCAACGACCTGGGAGACATGAACATGCTCACCCTGCGCGATTTGCGCGACGGCACCTGGGTGGCGGTGAACGTCTGGAACGGCTCGAAGGAGAGCACGGTAGCGATCTCGGTGGATGGCGGGCCGCCGATCGCCGCGGCGCGCACCCAGCCGGGCGAGGGCGAGGGTTCGCTGAGCGGAACCGAGTACGCCGACCCGTGGGCGGTGGCCGTGCAGTCGACCAACGGGCGCATGGCGGTGCGCAGCGCGCGCGGCGGCGACGACACGGCCGGATTCACCACCTGGCAGGGCGTGCGCTGGAGCGGGGTGGCCGGCCCGTTCCGCGGCTGGATGCTCGCCAGGCGCTCCAACCACCTGTGGCGCGCCGACCTGCCGGCCAGCCTGGGAACCGGCGTGCACACCCTCGAGGTGGTCACCACCGACCGCTACGGGCGCACGTTCCGCGACACCAGCACCTTCGAGGTGGTCGACCGCATCCCCGAAATGGGCTGGAACCGATGA
- a CDS encoding N-acetylmuramoyl-L-alanine amidase: MIRNLAVLLAVFAAAVVAMLLASPRAPALARTGLTRPQPEPNVAPEPQAAVAVPGAGAPWRVGLQIGHLDSAQLPAELSRLRGSTGAYAAGVKEVDVNRAVAEAAAELLQDAGVDVTVLPATVPPGFAADAFVSVHADGNRNAEVRGYKISPPWRASPASRKLVAALLEHYGASTGLPRDLNGVTYRMRGYYAFNSYRYRHAIRLDTPAAILEMGYISNGTDREYLLAHPEEAAAGMVAGILAFLDQRDPFDRWDTMPIDAMILRAPRTGIALHAGPDRASTVRLHLSQGDTLYARGGVGHWYDVRVQGSYRHFGWVHADDLGMPPPE; the protein is encoded by the coding sequence ATGATCCGCAACCTCGCCGTCCTGCTCGCGGTGTTTGCCGCGGCGGTCGTCGCCATGCTGTTGGCAAGCCCGCGCGCGCCGGCCCTGGCCCGCACCGGCCTGACGCGCCCGCAGCCCGAACCGAACGTCGCGCCGGAACCCCAGGCGGCGGTGGCGGTGCCGGGTGCCGGGGCGCCATGGCGAGTCGGGCTCCAGATCGGCCACCTCGACTCCGCACAACTGCCGGCTGAGCTGAGCCGCTTGCGCGGGTCGACCGGGGCGTACGCGGCGGGTGTCAAGGAGGTGGACGTCAATCGTGCCGTGGCGGAGGCCGCGGCCGAACTTCTGCAGGATGCCGGTGTCGACGTCACGGTGCTGCCGGCCACCGTCCCGCCCGGTTTCGCCGCCGACGCGTTCGTGTCGGTGCACGCCGACGGCAACCGCAACGCCGAGGTGCGCGGCTACAAGATTTCCCCCCCGTGGCGGGCGTCACCGGCATCGCGGAAGCTGGTCGCCGCCCTGCTCGAGCATTACGGTGCGTCGACCGGCCTGCCGCGAGACCTGAACGGCGTCACCTACCGGATGCGCGGCTACTACGCGTTCAACAGCTATCGCTACCGTCATGCAATCAGGTTGGACACCCCGGCGGCAATCCTGGAGATGGGCTATATCAGCAACGGCACCGATCGCGAGTACCTCCTCGCCCACCCCGAGGAGGCGGCCGCCGGGATGGTCGCCGGCATCCTCGCGTTCCTCGACCAGCGCGATCCGTTCGACCGCTGGGATACGATGCCGATCGACGCGATGATCCTGCGCGCACCCCGCACCGGGATCGCGCTCCACGCCGGGCCCGATCGCGCTTCCACCGTGCGCCTGCACCTGAGCCAGGGGGATACGCTCTATGCGCGTGGCGGCGTTGGCCACTGGTACGACGTGCGCGTACAGGGCAGCTACCGCCACTTCGGCTGGGTGCACGCCGACGACCTCGGCATGCCGCCGCCCGAGTGA
- the bcp gene encoding thioredoxin-dependent thiol peroxidase, translated as MLQKGDPAPDFSLSDQDGNVHTLAGYRGRKLLIYFYPRADTPGCTRQSCAVRDARNELASRNLAAVGVSPDVPEDQKKFDDKFDLGFPLLADAEHKVAEAYGAWGEKKMYGRTSIGIKRSSFLVDEQGNLEGVWYNVRPEATVPKALQQVDG; from the coding sequence ATGTTGCAGAAAGGCGATCCCGCTCCCGATTTCTCCCTGAGCGACCAGGACGGCAACGTCCACACCCTCGCCGGCTACCGCGGCAGGAAGCTCCTGATCTACTTCTACCCGCGCGCCGACACCCCCGGCTGTACCCGCCAGTCGTGCGCCGTGCGCGACGCGCGCAACGAACTGGCCAGCCGCAACCTGGCCGCGGTCGGCGTCAGTCCCGACGTGCCGGAGGATCAGAAGAAGTTCGACGACAAGTTCGATCTCGGCTTTCCGCTGCTCGCCGACGCCGAACACAAGGTGGCCGAGGCGTACGGCGCGTGGGGTGAGAAGAAGATGTACGGGCGCACCTCGATCGGCATCAAGCGCTCCTCGTTCCTGGTCGACGAGCAGGGCAACCTGGAAGGGGTGTGGTACAACGTCCGACCCGAGGCGACCGTGCCGAAGGCGCTGCAGCAGGTCGACGGCTGA